The following proteins are co-located in the Colletotrichum lupini chromosome 4, complete sequence genome:
- a CDS encoding cyclin domain-containing protein: MDARPQRLRVHPGGNENIIPSKHDSLHQRHKSTGNLQAMPRNGALQVAAKRTAFGDVSNTVKNLISLPSDQTAGKGKAVDHIYNKENAVNGKDGFFKAAQRATALSSKNGPVTAEWKQPKTQNKQIAKRSSAAQLYEARPSKSKFVAQDPISESTSGKQPRHHKSQPQLKKEPAAHVLRRTQSKLTTAPAHAAPAAAAWKSMDDVTEATYEDAVEHIGEEQYHGPYHRRSLDVPDSELPEDLVSSNAAVDKLSSLEPLSESLGVPNMSEAEEYWDEDDEEELYDDQGYTTAHSYRSRGDLTTGGATTILAPKITDKVEQELETARAIVESTRTQEEVDDEIWDVCMVAEYGDDIFEYMRELEMRMLPDPHYMDNQAEIQWSMRSVLMDWLVQVHHRFSLLPETLFLTVNYIDRFLSYKVVSIGKLQLVGATALLVASKYEEINCPSLQEIVFMVDNGYKVDEILKAERFMLSMLSFELGFPGPMSFLRRVSKADDYDLETRTLAKYFLEVTIMDERFVASPPSFLAAAAHCLSRLILKKGDWTPAHVHYSGYTWGQLKNLVTMILECCYNPRKHHLAVFEKYSDKRYKRAAEYVETEIAKGFTLPAVRQSTGRAAAYDFAEIDGNAGQPHHGKPMGLPRAPAGHLARCNDLFLLLSDTRRDIGCNCGGYHNTTIASTAGQQVRALDATTDEPPATLFTQCFRPPARSVDDTGRLDDTNDWFLTQPFTTFRLARVDFVFSLLRGQVVLALEEDDGRGFQEQHTRTETKSKRDPWRCGIDETAQTMMTA, from the exons ATGGACGCTAGA CCTCAGCGCCTCAGAGTCCACCCAGGTGGCAACGAAAACATCATCCCTTCGAAACACGATTCTCTTCACCAGCGACACAAGTCTACCGGTAACCTGCAAGCCATGCCTCGCAACGGCGCTCTGCAGGTTGCTGCTAAGCGAACCGCATTCGGCGACGTCAGCAACACCGTGAAGAACCTGATCTCGCTTCCCAGCGACCAGACTGCGGGTAAGGGCAAGGCTGTGGATCACATCTACAACAAGGAGAACGCGGTCAATGGCAAAGATGGATTCTTCAAGGCCGCTCAGCGGGCCACAGCCCTCAGCAGCAAGAACGGACCCGTGACTGCGGAGTGGAAGCAGCCCAAGACTCAGAACAAGCAGATTGCCAAGAGATCCTCCGCTGCTCAGCTTTACGAGGCTCGTCCCTCCAAGAGCAAATTCGTGGCCCAGGACCCCATTTCAGAGTCAACCTCTGGCAAACAGCCTCGTCACCACAAGTCTCAGCCTCAGCTTAAGAAGGAGCCTGCTGCGCATGTTTTGCGACGGACACAAAGCAAGCTGACCACAGCCCCTGCACACGCTGCTCCTGCTGCGGCAGCCTGGAAGTCTATGGATGATGTGACGGAGGCTACCTACGAGGATGCCGTCGAGCACATTGGCGAAGAACAGTACCACGGCCCCTACCACAGACGCTCGCTGGACGTTCCGGATAGCGAACTACCTGAGGATCTTGTATCATCGAATGCTGCCGTTGACAAGCTTAGCTCCCTGGAGCCTCTTTCCGAATCACTGGGTGTTCCAAACATGTCGGAGGCGGAGGAGTATTGGGACGAGGATGACGAAGAAGAGCTCTACGACGACCAGGGCTACACGACTGCCCACTCATACCGTTCCCGCGGCGACCTTACTACGGGCGGCGCAACCACTATACTCGCTCCTAAGATTACCGACAAGGTCGAGCAAGAGTTGGAGACTGCCCGTGCCATCGTCGAAAGCACCCGTACCCAGGAGGAGGTTGACGACGAGATCTGGGATGTCTGCATGGTTGCAGAGTATGGAGATGACATCTTTGAGTACATGAGGGAGCTTGAG ATGAGAATGTTGCCTGACCCTCACTACATGGACAACCAGGCCGAGATTCAATGGTCCATGCGCTCCGTCTTGATGGACTGGCTCGTTCAAGTTCACCACCGATTTAGCCTGCTTCCGGAGACGCTTTTCTTGACCGTCAACTACATCGATCGCTTCCTCTCGTACAAGGTTGTATCGATCGGCAAGCTTCAGCTCGTTGGTGCAACTGCATTGCTCGTTGCCTCCAAGTACGAGGAGATCAACTGCCCGTCGCTGCAGGAGATCGTCTTCATGGTAGATAACGGCTACAAGGTTGACGAGATCCTCAAGGCTGAGCGTTTCATGCTTAGCATGTTGAGCTTCGAGCTCGGCTTCCCTGGTCCGATGAGCTTCTTGCGTCGCGTTAGCAAGGCGGATGATTACGACCTGGAGACGCGCACATTGGCCAAGTACTTTCTGGAGGTGACCATCATGGACGAGCGCTTCGTTGCGAGCCCTCCCAGCTTCCTCGCTGCTGCCGCGCACTGCCTGTCTCGCTTGATCCTGAAGAAGGGTGACTGG ACTCCTGCGCATGTCCACTATTCTGGATACACCTGGGGCCAGCTCAAGAACCTAGTTACTATGATCCTCGAGTGCTGCTACAACCCACGCAAGCACCACCTTGCGGTCTTTGAGAAGTACTCTGACAAGCGATACAAGCGCGCTGCTGAGTACGTTGAGACGGAGATTGCCAAGGGCTTCACCCTGCCCGCTGTTCGCCAGTCTACAGGCCGTGCGGCGGCTTATGACTTTGCCGAGATTGACGGCAACGCTGGCCAACCTCATCATGGCAAGCCGATG GGACTTCCCCGTGCGCCCGCGGGGCACTTGGCTCGATGCAACGACCTTTTTCTTCTCCTAAGCGACACCCGACGCGATATTGGTTGCAACTGCGGCGGCTATCATAATACCACGATTGCGAGTACGGCTGGACAACAGGTCCGGGCTTTAGACGCAACGACTGATGAACCGCCGGCAACTCTTTTTACACAATGTTTTAGACCGCCCGCGCGGTCCGTTGACGACACTGGACGACTTGACGATACCAATGACTGGTTTCTTACTCAGCCTTTCACTACTTTTCGGTTGGCCCGAGTCGATTTTGTTTTTTCTTTACTACGCGGCCAGGTTGTTTTGGCGTTGGAGGAAG ACGATGGGCGTGGCTTCCAGGAGCAACATACCAGAACCGAAACCAAAAGCAAGCGCGATCCGTGGAGGTGTGGCATAGATGAAACGGCACAAACTATGATGACTGCCTGA
- a CDS encoding AT hook domain-containing protein, with translation MAPTVEEPVKRGRGRPPKADGQKKTPYVPTGRPRGRPKGSGGVKKTVAPSTTGTKTRGRPKKADDATAATPKKSATPKKATPKSAGAGGRRGRPRKSDAAATPKAESAKKGKAAKEELPTDSDSEDGEEAQETKEDAAMKSPSDAADSAEE, from the exons ATGGCGCCAACCGTTGAGGAACCCGTGAAGCGCGGTCGGGGTAGACCCCCCAAAGCCGATGGCCAGAAGAAGACGCCCTACGTTCCCACGGGACGTCCTCGTGGTCGCCCAAAAGGTAGCGGAGGCGTGAAGAAGACGGTCGCACCTAGTACCACTGGCACCAAGACGCGCGGAAGACCCAAGAAGGCCGACGACGCAACCGCAGCTACTCCCAAGAAGTCTGCCACGCCCAAGAAGGCTACACCAAAGTCTGCCGGCGCTGGTGGTCGCCGTGGCCGCCCTCGCAAGTCTGACGCCGCCGCTACACCCAAGGCCGAGTCTGCCAAGAAGGGCAAGGCTGCCAAAGAGGAATTGCCCACTGATTCCGACTCGGAGGACGGAGAGGAAG CACAGGAAACTAAGGAAGACGCCGCGATGAAGTCGCCCTCCGACGCCGCGGACTCTGCTGAAGAG TAA
- a CDS encoding major facilitator superfamily transporter, translating to MLGAESRCYAEEGGTLSRSRRSHRRPGNKIPAVFATISSRLFNRLFPGMDMPSSQHSFDQDKGVITMSDTSDSSRSRGPSAELPTTTEKEKEIQTTTGTATATDEEETSEADEHQVREWSAEHDLVYPEGGWTAWSQVLAGNMLNALAWGYPATFGVYQLHYTETLRLPASQVSWIGSVQIFLTFAVCTVSGRLTDAGYARHAVSVGCAFVVFGSFMTSLCTRYWQIMLAQGICTGLGLGVLFMPGVAIIGSYFKKRRSLALAVSATGTGVGSLIFPSTLQYLIPQVGFPWAVRCSAFVALGVATIAIALLRPRLPPRKAGPLLEWSAFRELPYILYTLGVFFYFMALYFGFFYINTYARKVIGFSTTESVTLLLITNGMGIPIRPIVGWLADRHVGPINMFVMTMFLLGCMEFAWIGVETRAGMYAFSVFYGLSNGATQGVFVGSTASLTTDPQKMGTRFGMVATISGFATLAGPPIAGAIIDRSGGSYLGAQVWGGVMMIAGALTVGAARTAKAGKAWGAKL from the exons ATGTTGGGCGCCGAGTCCCGCTGCTATGCAGAGGAGGGAGGGACGCTCTCCCGCTCCCGGCGGTCACACCGCAGGCCCGGAAATAAGATCCCGGCCGTGTTTGCTACCATT TCGTCTCGTCTTTTTAACCGTCTGTTTCCCGGGATGGACATGCCATCATCACAACACTCGTTTGACCAAGATAAGGGCGTCATCACCATGTCCGACACATCAGACTCATCGAGGAGCCGCGGCCCCAGCGCCGAACTCCCTACCACcacggagaaggagaaggagatccAAACAACCACCGGCACGGCCACCGCAACCGACGAAGAGGAGACCTCGGAGGCAGACGAGCACCAAGTCCGCGAATGGTCCGCCGAGCACGACCTCGTCTACCCGGAAGGCGGCTGGACGGCCTGGTCCCAGGTCCTGGCCGGCAACATGCTCAACGCCCTAGCCTGGGGCTACCCGGCCACTTTCGGCGTCTACCAGCTCCACTACACCGAGACCCTGCGCCTGCCCGCCTCGCAGGTCTCGTGGATCGGCTCCGTGCAAATCTTTTTGACGTTCGCCGTCTGTACCGTCTCGGGCCGGCTCACGGACGCCGGGTACGCCCGGCACGCCGTCTCCGTGGGTTGTGCCTTTGTGGTGTTTGGATCATTCATGACGAGCCTGTGTACGAGGTATTGGCAGATTATGCTCGCGCAGGGGATCTGTACCGGCCTGGGGCTGGGCGTGCTGTTCATGCCGGGCGTGGCTATCATCGGgtcgtattttaaaaagaggcgGTCTCTAGCGCTCGCTGTTTCGGCGACGGGGACGGGGGTGGGGAGTTTGATCTTCCCGTCGACGCTTCAGTATCTCATCCCGCAGGTCGGGTTCCCCTGGGCTGTTCGGTGCTCGGCGTTCGTCGCGCTCGGCGTGGCGACGATTGCTATTGCTCTGCTGAGACCTAGACTCCCTCCGAGAAAGGCTGGGCCTCTGTTGGAGTGGTCGGCCTTCCGGGAGCTGCCGTACATCTTGTACACCCTGGGAGTATTCTTCTACTTCATGGCGCTGTACTTTGGCTTCTTCTAC ATCAACACATACGCCCGCAAGGTCATAGGATTCTCCACAACAGAGTCAGTAACACTTCTTCTCATCACCAACGGAATGGGCATCCCGATCCGGCCCATCGTTGGCTGGCTAGCCGACCGCCACGTCGGCCCGATCAACATGTTTGTCATGACCATGTTCCTCCTGGGCTGCATGGAATTCGCCTGGATCGGCGTGGAGACGAGGGCAGGCATGTACGCCTTCAGCGTCTTCTACGGCCTGTCCAACGGCGCGACGCAGGGCGTTTTCGTCGGCTCGACCGCCAGCCTGACGACCGATCCGCAGAAGATGGGCACGCGGTTCGGCATGGTCGCCACCATCTCTGGCTTCGCGACGCTGGCTGGGCCGCCGATCGCGGGTGCCATCATCGACAGGTCAGGGGGCTCGTATCTCGGGGCTCAGGTTTGGGGCGGCGTCATGATGATTGCCGGTGCGCTGACGGTGGGAGCGGCGAGAACGGCCAAGGCGGGCAAGGCTTGGGGGGCGAAGTTGTAG
- a CDS encoding signal sequence receptor alpha chain, with amino-acid sequence MVYLRSSLLALLALPISGVFAAEAAPVDTDAVPPTLKADIETTFPDADIFGVKIVNGHPTKALIEFTNNEDAPIQVAMVGGTLSSTQELPEDSLPSDSIIRNLTAARYDLTIEAGDKKAVPYSFALDANPQDVLLQLIAVVSNSKGDIFQVQAYNSTAAIVEPPTSIFDPQIIFLYLFLSGAFAGTLYFVYKTWIEALFPQAKKAKSSKKARTVSVTVPLAEADTTGVASSTGKSYDESWIPDHHINRPVAKRVKSGASGKLKKGE; translated from the exons ATGGTTTACCTCAGGTCCTCGCTCCTGGCCCTTTTGGCCCTGCCCATCTCCGGCGTCTTCGCTGCCGAGGCGGCCCCT GTCGACACCGACGCTGTTCCCCCGACCCTCAAGGCTGACATCGAGACCACCTTCCCCGATGCTGACATCTTTGGTGTGAAGATCGTCAATGGCCACCCCACCAAGGCCTTGATCGAGTTCACCAACAATGAGGATGCGCCGATTCAGGTCGCCATGGTTGGCGGCACCCTGTCTTCCACTCAGGAGCTTCCCGAGGACTCCCTTCCCAGTGACAGCATCATCCGCAACCTGACGGCTGCCCGCTACGACCTGACCATCGAGGCTGGCGACAAGAAGGCTGTTCCATACTCCTTTGCTCTCGACGCCAACCCCCAGGATGTTCTCCTCCAGCTTATTGCTGTCGTGAGCAACTCCAAGGGCGATATCTTCCAGGTCCAGGCTTACAACTCCACCGCCGCCATTGTCGAGCCCCCTACCAGCATCTTTGACCCTCAGAT CATCTTCCTCTACCTCTTCCTGTCTGGTGCCTTCGCTGGTACTCTGTACTTTGTCTACAAGACCTGGATCGAAGCCCTCTTCCCCCAGGCTAAGAAGGCCAAGTCTTCCAAGAAGGCGCGCACTGTTAGTGTCACCGTGCCTCTGGCTGAGGCTGACACCACTGGTGTTGCCTCCTCGACTGGCAAGAGCTACGACGAGAGCTGGATCCCCGACCACCACATCAACCGCCCTGTTGCCAAGCGCGTCAAGAGCGGTGCCAGTGGCAAGCTCAAGAAGGGCGAGTAG
- a CDS encoding HIT domain-containing protein: protein MENAVGGEDENAVGLSKPLAVSGCRGGLQWPLSDLYVDGGWHWMEGHGFSCSSPADIAFGRNETADRSFEATESSLPLLSHTRPLNIPPARQTMAGTDSDPEDAITKDEIQGTAAAPAQPRNAFAELMTRKRKPEPTLEPPKASSRNKPPHTSRDGLGVYIENPSSFPASRVIYHNDDFVAINDLYPKASVHTLLLPRSPKYTLLHPFEAFDDPEFLATVQNEVLKLKDLVAKELQRRFATESKAEADREAVLDGRAEPTGAELPQGRDWHAEIISGIHAHPSMNHLHVHVLSRDMYSVCLKHRKHYNSFNTPFLVDVADFPLAPDDPRRHPGHEGYLMKMDLVCWRCKDNFKNQFAKLKQHLSQEFERNKGANEQKQSVEQHNLSPKTEGCVFTITTIEGRERTRTVIDTKPTKQIGSDTPTPSYVFPSVRQTKNPKIPCEM, encoded by the exons ATGGAAAACGCTGTTGGCGGTGAAGACGAGAACGCAGTCGGTCTATC AAAGCCACTTGCCGTTAGCGGTTGCAGAGGCGGTTTGCAGTGGCCACTCAGCGACCTTTACGTTGATGGCGGCTGGCACTGGATGGAGGGGCACGGCTTCTCCTGCAGCTCCCCCGCT GACATAGCCTTTGGTCGCAACGAGACCGCAGACCGCAGCTTTGAAGCTACGGAGTCTTCTTTACCACT CCTTTCCCACACCCGGCCTTTAAACATCCCACCCGCAAGACAGACAATGGCGGGCACAGACTCGGATCCTGAAGACGCCATCACCAAGGATGAGATCCAAGGGACCGCCGCCGCGCCTGCACAACCGCGAAATGCGT TCGCAGAGCTCATGACACGAAAACGCAAGCCCGAACCGACCCTAGAACCTCCCAAGGCTTCTTCTCGAAACAAGCCCCCTCACACAAGCCGCGATGGCCTTGGTGTATACATCGAAAACCCGTCCTCCTTCCCTGCCTCGCGAGTGATCTACCACAATGACGATTTCGTCGCCATCAACGACCTGTACCCGAAAGCCAGCGTCCACACGCTACTGCTCCCTCGATCCCCCAAATACACCCTCCTTCATCCGTTCGAAGCCTTTGACGACCCCGAGTTCTTAGCGACGGTACAAAATGAAGTCTTGAAGCTGAAGGACCTCGTAGCCAAAGAGCTACAGCGACGGTTCGCAACGGAAAGCAAGGCCGAGGCAGATCGAGAAGCCGTGCTCGACGGACGCGCAGAGCCGACAGGCGCCGAGCTTCCCCAGGGCCGTGACTGGCACGCCGAGATTATTAGCGGCATACATGCGCATCCAAGCATGAACCATCTGCACGTCCACGTACTTTCGCGAGACATGTATTCCGTGTGCTTGAAGCATCGCAAGCACTACAACTCCTTCAATACCCCTTTTCTGGTCGATGTTGCCGATTTTCCACTGGCCCCGGACGACCCCAGGCGTCATCCCGGCCACGAGGGCTACCTCATGAAGATGGACCTTGTTTGCTGGAGGTGCAAGGATAACTTCAAAAACCAGTTTGCGAAGCTGAAGCAGCACCTCTCCCAAGAATTC GAGCGCAACAAGGGGGCAAATGAGCAAAAGCAAAGCGTGGAGCAGCACAACCTCAGCCCAAAGACGGAAGGTTGCGTCTTCACAATAACAACCATAGAAGG GCGGGAGAGGACCAGGACCGTCATCGACACCAAGCCCACTAAACAAATCGGAAGCGATACCCCAACGCCTTCTTATGTTTTCCCCAGTGTCCGCCAGACGAAAAATCCCAAGATCCCGTGCGAAATGTAG
- a CDS encoding helicase associated domain-containing protein, protein MAPPKKGKGKDKAAAPAPAAQAAASSSKDGAKGKKTGGLSLMEQAAGPAANKPTVKQIIGGSSWTGKLPQNLFNEYCQKQQWEKPVYDMRKTPEGYACFITLSAKDPKTKELMTLDSFKIAPDFKHLLTRPTALEARHAAATYALFRVCSMQNKHMVLPPDYKSMWKDFQEIKKQDVKDGKAWMYDADPFKTLMERKDTKAAAEKKRKEAEAAKEKAKSMPGASGLAGANAMKGWVTAPKIEMGKRSRTQVEALIQKYVVWNPNKIQIPAAQKKAIVDELSKLGFRRSHVEEATEICKDREETLEWLLIHVPEDDLPRWALPESYAAGISVASMDLKKEAVIKRLSESGYALDLCARVLEEAGGSEGRAAELLQLRLLGQVSGDESRSTAEDLLPPGVSANELWEDEVSAMESSFGDLFKRTSVDIIQVKLEKVKNAGKPVEAAVQVRKTPNYPAQLNFAVVAPLPAQIKLSIIKQTIGYLDDSYWEEPMKVFVAIDWIQQNINDIIERPGKLLDISAVASTASEVPNEARSQRASNKSQRAPKPISWTPDERSRDDWLRRTEDPAWEKMMSKRQKLPAWQVRDKIVQTVEHNHVTIISGETGSGKSTQSMQFILDDLYNRGLGKCVNMLVTQPRRISALGLADRVAEERCSRVGDEIGYAIRGENRRSNNTKITFVTTGVLLRRLQTSGGKIEDVAASLADVSHIVIDEVHERSLDTDFLLTIVREVMKTRKNLLKLVLMSATLDAASFNYYFTSQGLDVGMVEIAGRTYPVDDFYLDDIINMTGFRGDMIDGDGGRGDAMGKVIQKLGHRINYDLLAETVREIDADLSHTGKSGGILIFLPGVAEINRACGVLRSFSSLHVLPLHASLETKEQKRVFASPPHGKRKIVVATNVAETSITIDDIVAVIDSGKVKETTYDPVNNMRKLEENWASRAACKQRRGRAGRVQAGKCYKLYTKNLEQQMAERPDPEIRRVPLEQMCLSVRAMGMRNVAGFLSQSPTPPDSTAVDGAIKLLRRMGALDGDEMTALGQQLAMIPADLRCAKLMVYGAIFGCLDDSVTIAAILSTRSPFMSPPDKRDQAKDARMKFSNGDGDLLTDLEAFKQWDEMRGDGVGQRQLRNFCDDNFLSWLTLNDISATRMQYYSALGEIGIVETSKSGAAQSQSKSGMTLLRAITASAFNPQIARIQYPDKKFTSTVSGAKELDPEARLIKYFAQEQGRVFVHPSSTLFGSQGFTGNASFMSYFTMISTSKTFIRDLTPFNAYTLLLFSGAISLDTLGRGLVVDEWVRLRGWARLGVLVSRLRGMVDDVIAIKIENPGLDLADNEVIKLVAKLIELDGLDA, encoded by the exons ATGGCACCGCCTAAGAAAGGCAAGGGAAAGGACAAGGCCGCCGCGCCAGCCCCAGCGGCGCAAGCAGCCGCATCGTCTTCCAAAGACGGCGCCAAAGGCAAGAAGACTGGCGGTCTATCGCTCATGGAGCAGGCCGCCGGTCCAGCTGCCAATAAGCCCACCGTCAAACAGATCATTGGCGGGTCGTCATGGACCGGAAAGCTGCCGCAGAACCTCTTCAATGAGTACTGCCAGAAGCAGCAGTGGGAGAAGCCAGTCTACGACATGCGCAAGACTCCGGAGGGATATGCCTGCTTCATCACCCTCAGCGCAAAGGACCCGAAGACGAAAGAGCTCATGACCCTGGACTCGTTCAAGATTGCGCCGGACTTCAAACATCTGCTCACCAGGCCGACTGCCCTGGAGGCGAGGCATGCCGCGGCCACGTATGCCCTCTTTAGGGTGTGCAGCATGCAGAACAAGCACATGGTGCTGCCGCCCGACTATAAGTCCATGTGGAAAGATTTCCAGGAAATCAAGAAGCAGGACGTCAAGGATGGCAAGGCGTGGATGTACGACGCGGACCCGTTCAAGACTCTCATGGAGAGGAAGGACACCAAGGCCGCGGCTGAGAAGAAGCGCAaggaggcggaggcggcCAAGGAGAAGGCAAAGTCTATGCCTGGCGCATCTGGGCTAGCCGGCGCAAACGCTATGAAGGGCTGGGTGACGGCGCCAAAGATTGAGATGGGCAAGCGTTCGCGAACCCAGGTCGAGGCACTGATTCAAAAGTATGTTGTTTGGAACCCAAACAAGATTCAAATACCAGCGGCTCAGAAAAAGGCGATTGTCGACGAGCTCAGCAAGCTGGGATTCAGACGAAGTCACGTTGAGGAGGCTACGGAGATTTGCAAGGACCGTGAGGAAACGCTCGAGTGGCTGTTGATTCACGTTCCTGAGGATGACCTGCCGCGATGGGCACTGCCGGAGAGCTATGCGGCGGGTATCTCGGTCGCGTCCATGGATCTCAAGAAAGAAGCTGTCATCAAACGTCTCTCAGAATCTGGTTACGCCCTCGACCTGTGCGCCCGCGTCCTCGAGGAGGCTGGCGGTAGCGAAGGCCGGGCAGCCGAGCTCCTTCAGCTCCGCCTATTGGGGCAAGTGTCAGGAGACGAGTCGCGATCGACCGCGGAAGATCTTCTTCCCCCGGGTGTCTCGGCGAATGAGCTCTGGGAAGATGAAGTTTCTGCGATGGAGTCTTCTTTCGGCGACCTCTTCAAGAGGACATCGGTGGACATCATCCAAGTAAAGCTTGAAAAGGTCAAGAACGCAGGGAAGCCAGTAGAGGCAGCCGTTCAGGTTCGCAAGACGCCGAATTACCCTGCCCAGCTCAACTTTGCCGTTGTGGCACCTCTCCCGGCGCAGATTAAGCTGTCGATAATCAAGCAGACGATTGGATATCTAGACGACTCTTACTGGGAGGAGCCTATGAAGGTCTTTGTTGCCATTGACTGGATTCAGCAAAATATCAACGACATAATTGAACGGCCAGGCAAACTGTTGGACATTTCAGCAGTAGCCTCGACGGCGTCCGAGGTACCCAACGAAGCCCGGTCACAGAGAGCCTCGAACAAATCCCAGAGAGCTCCTAAGCCAATCTCGTGGACACCTGACGAACGATCACGAGATGACTGGTTGAGAAGGACGGAGGATCCAGCGTGGGAGAAGATGATGTCGAAGCGTCAAAAGTTACCTGCGTGGCAGGTTCGTGACAAGATTGTTCAGACCGTCGAACACAACCACGTTACCATCATCAGTGGTGAGACTGGTTCCGGAAAGTCAACGCAGTCGATGCAGTTCATTCTGGACGACCTGTACAACAGAGGCCTGGGCAAATGTGTCAATATGCTTGTGACACAGCCCAGGAGAATCTCCGCGCTTGGTTTGGCCGACCGTGTGGCCGAGGAACGGTGTAGCAGAGTTGGAGACGAAATCGGTTACGCCATTCGCGGCGAGAACCGTAGAAGCAACAACACAAAAATCACATTCGTGACGACTGGTGTGCTACTGAGGAGGCTGCAAACTTCTGGTGGAAAGATTGAAGACGTTGCGGCGTCGCTGGCAGACGTCAGTCACATTGTCATTGACGAAGTGCACGAGCGTAGTCTGGATACAGACTTCCTTCTGACCATTGTCAGGGAGGTCATGAAGACGAGGAAGAACCTCTTGAAGTTGGTCCTCATGAGCGCCACGCTTGATGCCGCATCTTTCAACTACTACTTCACCTCCCAAGGCTTGGACGTCGGCATGGTGGAGATTGCTGGAAGAACGTACCCTGTTGATGATTTCTACCTAGACGATATCATCAACATGACGGGCTTCAGAGGTGACATGATTGATGGAGATGGCGGACGAGGCGACGCCATGGGCAAGGTGATTCAAAAGCTGGGCCATCGCATCAACTACGACCTTCTGGCAGAGACCGTACGGGAGATTGACGCGGATCTATCTCATACGGGCAAGTCGGGCGGTATCCTCATCTTCTTACCCGGAGTGGCCGAGATCAACAGGGCGTGTGGCGTCCTGCGGTCTTTCTCCTCGTTACACGTTCTGCCTCTGCATGCCTCACTGGAGACCAAAGAGCAGAAACGGGTCTTTGCCAGTCCGCCGCATGGCAAGAGAAAGATTGTCGTTGCTACCAACGTGGCGGAGACTTCAATTACGATTGACGACATTGTTGCCGTTATCGACAGCGGCAAGGTGAAGGAGACTACATACGACCCCGTGAACAACATGAGAAAGTTGGAGGAGAACTGGGCTTCTCGCGCGGCGTGTAAGCAACGGCGTGGTCGTGCTGGCAGAGTGCAGGCCGGCAAGTGCTACAAGCTGTATACCAAAAATCTGGAGCAACAGATGGCTGAGCGACCGGATCCGGAGATCAGAAGAGTACCGTTGGAGCAGATGTGTCTGTCCGTACGAGCCATGGGTATGAGGAACGTGGCCGGATTCCTCTCACAGTCGCCTACGCCGCCTGATAGCACAGCCGTTGATGGCGCGATCAAGCTCTTGCGCAGAATGGGTGCGTTGGACGGAGACGAAATGACCGCACTAGGTCAACAACTAGCCATGATCCCCGCCGATTTGCGATGCGCAAAACTCATGGTGTACGGTGCCATCTTTGGCTGCTTGGATGACTCGGTCACGATTGCCGCCATTCTCAGCACCCGCAGTCCATTCATGTCGCCTCCGGACAAGCGCGACCAGGCCAAGGACGCGCGCATGAAGTTTTCGAACGGAGACGGCGACCTGCTCACCGATCTTGAGGCTTTCAAGCAGTGGGACGAGATGCGCGGCGACGGGGTGGGACAGCGGCAACTTCGCAACTTTTGCGACGACAACTTCCTCTCGTGGCTTACGCTGAATGACATATCGGCAACGCGAATGCAGTACTATTCTGCCCTCGGTGAGATTGGTATCGTCGAGACGAGCAAGTCCGGCGCCGCTCAGAGCCAGAGCAAATCCGGCATGACTCTTTTACGTGCGATTACGGCCTCGGCGTTCAACCCGCAGATTGCGCGGATCCAGTATCCCGACAAGAAGTTTACTAGCACGGTTTCCGGTGCGAAGGAGTTGGATCCGGAGGCGCGGCTGATCAAGTACTTTGCTCAGGAGCAGGGCCGAGTGTTTGTGCATCCCAGCAGTACGCTTTTCGGCAGTCAAGGGTTCACTGGTAACGCCTCGTTCATGTCGTACTTTACTATGATTTCCACCAGCAAGACATTCATCCGAGACCTCACAC CTTTCAACGCCTACACTTTGCTGTTGTTCTCTGGTGCCATCAGTCTGGATACACTGGGAAGAGGACTGGTGGTCGACGAATGGGTGCGCCTTCGAGGCTGGGCGCGGTTGGGAGTTTTGGTGTCGAGACTCAGGGGCATGGTCGATGACGTGATTGCGATAAAGATTGAGAACCCTGGACTAGATCTCGCAGACAACGAAGTGATCAAGCTGGTTGCGAAGCTGATAGAGCTGGACGGACTAGACGCATGA